In Psychrilyobacter piezotolerans, the following are encoded in one genomic region:
- a CDS encoding chorismate mutase: protein MNKLDQLRSEINKIDEEMAKLFVKRMNVVEKIAKYKQSTGMEVLDTAREKVVIEENSRRVSDEKLKKYYVEFLEGNMEISRSYQKAILGLDKVVGYQGIPGSFSYLALKTKYKDELLNSYHNFEDVFIALKNKEIEVGVLPIENSYTGDITDNFDLIKKYNAYIIDIIELKIDHNLLGIKGSKLSDIKEIYSHIQGFKQSQTFLKGRGYKEIPYYNTAISAKYVSEMKDITKGAIGSAETARIYNLDILAKNINTHEENTTKFMVIGNKLIVNKNHNRIMVAFSTYNKSGDLSSVLGKFSRYGINMLSIKSRPLKDSPWEYVFFVELEGNYNTLKPSIEEIEKKSKYFEVIGSYEK from the coding sequence ATGAATAAATTAGATCAATTGAGAAGTGAGATAAATAAAATAGATGAAGAGATGGCAAAATTATTTGTAAAAAGAATGAACGTGGTGGAAAAAATTGCAAAATATAAGCAGAGTACAGGGATGGAAGTGCTGGATACAGCAAGGGAAAAAGTAGTAATAGAAGAAAATTCCAGGAGGGTTTCAGATGAAAAACTAAAAAAATATTATGTTGAATTTTTAGAAGGAAATATGGAAATTTCTAGAAGTTATCAAAAGGCTATTCTGGGGCTGGATAAGGTGGTTGGATACCAGGGGATACCGGGATCCTTCAGTTATTTGGCACTTAAAACTAAATATAAAGATGAACTCCTAAACTCCTACCACAACTTTGAAGATGTATTTATAGCATTAAAAAATAAAGAAATAGAGGTAGGGGTACTGCCTATTGAAAATTCCTATACAGGGGATATCACCGATAATTTTGATCTTATAAAAAAATACAATGCCTATATAATAGATATTATAGAGTTGAAAATAGACCACAATTTACTGGGGATAAAGGGCTCTAAATTAAGTGATATCAAAGAAATCTATTCTCATATTCAGGGGTTCAAACAATCTCAAACTTTTTTAAAGGGGAGAGGTTATAAGGAGATTCCATACTACAATACAGCTATAAGTGCAAAATATGTAAGTGAAATGAAGGATATAACTAAAGGGGCTATAGGAAGTGCTGAAACAGCAAGGATCTATAATTTGGATATCCTGGCAAAAAACATAAATACCCATGAAGAAAATACAACTAAATTTATGGTCATTGGGAATAAATTAATTGTAAACAAAAATCATAACAGGATCATGGTGGCATTTTCCACATATAATAAATCAGGAGACCTTTCCAGTGTTTTAGGGAAGTTCAGCAGATACGGTATCAATATGTTAAGTATAAAATCAAGGCCTCTTAAAGATTCTCCCTGGGAATATGTTTTTTTTGTAGAATTGGAGGGGAACTACAACACCTTGAAACCTTCAATAGAAGAGATAGAGAAAAAAAGTAAATATTTTGAGGTGATTGGCAGTTATGAAAAATAA
- the aroC gene encoding chorismate synthase, with product MGSTWGKNIKLSLFGESHGAGIGITIDGLPAGVELDLDLIKFEMQRRATGKNELTTARKEADTFEILSGYFNGYTTGAPLSILIRNRDQQSRDYSQIKNIARPAHADYTGYKRYDGYNDYRGGGHFSGRLTAPVVFAGAVAKQILKQKGIHIGTHIKSIKDLKDRDFCEKDLNMEVFKKLSEKQLPFLDETLESLSREKILQAKSRCDSLGGVIECSIIGMKPGIGNPFFNSIESQLAGLMYSIPAVKGVEFGAGFGITDLFGSEANDDIYMDGEQVKTITNNNGGVLGGITNGMPINFKVAIKPTPSISKAQKTINMKTNEETEFKIVGRHDPCIVPRALVVVEAMAAIGILDFLMVS from the coding sequence ATGGGTTCAACTTGGGGGAAAAATATAAAATTATCATTGTTTGGAGAATCCCACGGTGCAGGGATAGGGATTACCATTGACGGCTTACCGGCAGGGGTGGAGTTAGACCTGGATTTGATAAAATTCGAGATGCAAAGACGTGCTACAGGTAAAAATGAACTTACAACAGCCAGAAAAGAAGCAGATACTTTTGAAATTTTAAGCGGATATTTTAATGGTTATACTACAGGAGCACCTCTGAGTATACTGATTAGAAATAGAGACCAGCAATCGAGGGATTACAGCCAGATAAAGAATATAGCCAGACCGGCTCATGCTGACTATACCGGGTATAAAAGGTATGACGGGTACAATGATTATCGTGGAGGAGGTCATTTTTCCGGCAGGCTGACAGCTCCCGTTGTATTTGCAGGGGCAGTGGCAAAGCAAATATTAAAGCAGAAAGGGATCCATATAGGAACACATATAAAGAGTATAAAAGATCTTAAAGACAGGGATTTTTGTGAAAAGGATCTGAATATGGAAGTTTTTAAAAAACTGTCTGAAAAACAGCTCCCATTTTTAGATGAAACCTTGGAAAGTCTCAGCCGGGAAAAGATACTCCAGGCAAAAAGTAGGTGTGATTCCTTGGGAGGAGTAATAGAGTGCTCTATCATAGGGATGAAACCCGGAATTGGAAACCCATTTTTTAATTCTATTGAGAGCCAGTTAGCCGGGTTGATGTATTCTATCCCAGCTGTAAAAGGTGTGGAGTTTGGTGCTGGATTTGGAATAACCGATCTATTTGGAAGTGAAGCCAATGATGATATCTATATGGATGGCGAGCAAGTAAAAACTATAACTAATAATAACGGGGGAGTTTTAGGAGGAATTACCAATGGGATGCCTATAAACTTTAAGGTGGCTATAAAACCAACTCCTTCTATATCAAAGGCTCAAAAAACTATAAATATGAAAACTAATGAGGAAACAGAATTTAAAATTGTAGGAAGGCACGATCCCTGTATAGTTCCAAGAGCTTTAGTGGTAGTAGAAGCCATGGCAGCCATAGGGATCTTAGATTTTTTGATGGTATCTTAG
- the aroA gene encoding 3-phosphoshikimate 1-carboxyvinyltransferase, with protein sequence MKVRIIPNKLKGDVVIPPSKSLAHRAIIAGSLADGKSVITNLNFSNDIAVTTQAMKDLGVEIEIFEDYEVITGSKNLKRINKIINCGESGSTIRFMIPISLLADGEVTFVGEGRLTTRPLNVFHEIFDKQGIKYSRGVEELPLTIDGKLKPGRFEVRGDISSQFITGLLYTLPKLDGDSEIIITTNLESKGYIDLTLDILDRFGIKIINENYEKFIVPGNQGYRAHDYRVEGDFSQVAFWLVAGFLNDGINCLGMNPESLQGDREIIKILKDMGGDLTIDEGVISIAGKKSTGATIDLSQCPDLGPIVTVLASLSEGTTRIINAGRLRIKESDRITSMTTELNKLGAKIVETEDGMIIEGVKKLKGGVEVDAWNDHRVAMALAVASSRCDEPIILTGADSVKKSYPNFWKDFEKLSGNMEIIEE encoded by the coding sequence ATGAAGGTAAGAATAATTCCAAACAAATTAAAAGGGGATGTGGTGATACCACCGTCTAAAAGTCTGGCACATAGAGCTATAATTGCAGGTTCATTAGCTGATGGAAAGAGTGTGATAACAAACCTTAATTTTTCAAATGATATAGCAGTAACAACCCAGGCTATGAAAGATTTAGGAGTGGAGATAGAAATATTTGAAGATTATGAAGTTATTACAGGATCTAAAAACCTAAAAAGGATAAATAAAATTATAAATTGCGGGGAATCGGGATCTACAATCAGATTTATGATACCTATATCTCTATTGGCAGATGGGGAAGTGACCTTTGTAGGAGAGGGAAGACTGACTACCAGACCACTCAATGTATTCCATGAAATTTTTGACAAACAGGGGATAAAATACAGCCGGGGTGTGGAAGAACTGCCCTTAACTATAGATGGGAAATTAAAACCAGGCAGGTTTGAGGTAAGGGGAGATATAAGTTCTCAATTTATAACGGGGCTGCTCTATACACTGCCAAAATTAGATGGCGATTCTGAAATAATTATAACTACTAATTTGGAATCTAAAGGGTATATAGACCTGACTTTAGATATTTTAGACAGATTCGGCATCAAAATAATCAATGAAAATTATGAAAAATTTATTGTTCCTGGGAATCAAGGATACAGGGCACATGATTATAGGGTCGAGGGAGATTTTTCCCAGGTAGCCTTTTGGCTGGTAGCTGGATTTTTAAATGATGGTATCAATTGTCTTGGAATGAACCCTGAGTCTCTGCAAGGCGACAGGGAAATAATAAAGATATTGAAAGATATGGGTGGCGACTTGACAATAGATGAAGGTGTAATTAGTATAGCAGGGAAAAAATCAACCGGGGCAACAATTGACCTGAGTCAATGCCCGGATTTAGGGCCTATAGTGACGGTCTTGGCTAGTTTAAGTGAAGGGACTACCAGGATAATTAATGCCGGCAGACTGAGGATAAAAGAATCTGACAGGATAACTTCTATGACAACCGAACTGAATAAATTGGGTGCTAAGATAGTAGAAACTGAGGATGGGATGATCATAGAGGGAGTAAAAAAACTAAAGGGTGGAGTAGAAGTAGATGCCTGGAACGATCATAGGGTAGCCATGGCACTGGCAGTAGCCAGCAGCAGATGTGATGAGCCGATTATCCTTACAGGTGCAGATTCGGTGAAAAAATCATATCCGAACTTTTGGAAAGATTTTGAAAAACTAAGCGGGAATATGGAAATAATAGAGGAGTAA
- the aroB gene encoding 3-dehydroquinate synthase, whose translation MEKLHINLDEKSYDIFIDRGIFNEIGKYISKVYKKKKIVVVTDTNVDKLYGDKLLKNLKMSGYMPAKVVFDAGEENKNFETLTEVYEKIIDSEIKRGDLLIAFGGGVVGDLAGFAASTIYRGIDFIQIPTTLLAQVDSSVGGKVAVDTTRGKNLVGSFYQPRMVVIDPDLLKTLDEREVRSGMAEVIKYGAIYDSEFFDYLLGKEDLKSSMTDIEKIIKKCCEIKAKIVEKDELDLGLRMILNFGHTLGHAIEKYYNYGKYTHGEAISIGMYDITKLGERLGITKPGVSDKIKEILKKYNLPIEDEVEIKDLIEIMKTDKKNISGILNFIFLSEIGKVEIKKVGEEEITNKLFK comes from the coding sequence ATGGAAAAATTGCATATAAATTTGGATGAAAAATCCTATGATATTTTTATAGACAGGGGAATATTTAATGAGATAGGAAAATATATATCAAAAGTCTACAAGAAGAAAAAAATAGTTGTAGTGACCGATACAAATGTAGATAAACTTTATGGAGATAAATTATTAAAAAATTTGAAAATGTCAGGTTATATGCCTGCAAAGGTAGTCTTTGATGCAGGGGAAGAAAATAAAAACTTTGAGACCCTCACCGAAGTATATGAAAAAATAATCGATTCAGAGATAAAAAGGGGAGATCTTCTCATAGCTTTTGGTGGAGGAGTTGTTGGAGATTTGGCAGGATTTGCAGCATCTACAATATATAGAGGGATAGATTTTATACAGATACCAACTACACTGCTGGCTCAGGTAGACAGCAGTGTAGGAGGGAAGGTTGCAGTGGATACAACCAGGGGTAAAAATTTAGTTGGAAGTTTTTACCAGCCCAGGATGGTAGTTATCGATCCTGATCTCCTTAAAACTCTGGATGAAAGGGAAGTCAGGAGCGGGATGGCCGAGGTAATAAAATATGGTGCCATCTATGACAGTGAGTTTTTTGACTATCTGCTGGGGAAGGAAGATCTAAAGAGTTCCATGACGGATATTGAAAAAATAATTAAAAAATGCTGTGAGATAAAGGCGAAAATAGTAGAAAAAGATGAGCTGGATCTGGGCTTGCGTATGATATTAAATTTTGGTCATACTCTGGGTCATGCCATTGAAAAATATTATAACTATGGGAAATATACCCACGGAGAGGCAATCTCCATAGGCATGTATGACATAACAAAGTTAGGGGAAAGATTAGGAATAACAAAACCAGGGGTTTCGGATAAAATAAAGGAAATTTTAAAAAAATATAACCTTCCCATAGAAGACGAGGTTGAAATAAAAGATCTTATAGAGATCATGAAAACCGATAAAAAAAATATATCGGGAATATTAAATTTTATATTTTTATCTGAAATAGGGAAGGTAGAGATAAAGAAGGTAGGAGAGGAAGAGATCACCAATAAATTGTTTAAATAA
- a CDS encoding prephenate dehydrogenase encodes MKQKKTLSIVGLGLIGGCYAKTLRDEFDVIYGIDVDEKALSYAESEGIIDRGFADPKLPLSESDLIVICLYPNLVEKFIGENRDDFKTNAVITDAAGVKGDLLDRVMKKLPLDIDFIGAHPMAGREVQGVWNSSEKIFHGANFIITPHPLNHAENLDLVEKLAYKMGFKRVSRITPEKHDEIISFTSQLTHAIAVALVNSDEKDFDTNVFVGDSYRDLTRIAMINEDLWDKLFMGNKENLIKKIERFEESLDIIKNSLKEGDSESLKEEFRKSTMRRKEIS; translated from the coding sequence ATGAAGCAGAAAAAAACATTAAGTATAGTAGGGTTAGGACTTATAGGTGGATGTTATGCTAAAACATTGAGAGATGAATTTGATGTGATCTATGGGATAGATGTGGATGAAAAAGCCCTCTCCTATGCAGAATCTGAAGGTATAATAGACAGGGGATTTGCAGATCCTAAACTCCCTCTATCTGAAAGTGACCTAATAGTAATCTGTCTCTATCCAAACCTGGTAGAAAAATTTATAGGGGAAAATAGAGATGATTTTAAAACTAATGCAGTTATTACAGACGCAGCAGGAGTAAAGGGTGATCTTTTAGACAGGGTAATGAAAAAACTTCCATTAGATATAGACTTTATAGGAGCCCATCCCATGGCAGGAAGGGAAGTCCAGGGAGTATGGAACTCCAGTGAAAAGATATTTCATGGAGCCAACTTTATAATAACTCCTCATCCTTTGAATCATGCCGAAAATTTGGACTTAGTAGAAAAATTAGCATATAAGATGGGATTTAAGAGGGTTTCCCGGATAACTCCTGAAAAGCATGACGAAATTATATCCTTTACCAGTCAGTTAACTCATGCCATAGCAGTTGCATTAGTTAATTCAGATGAAAAAGACTTTGATACCAATGTGTTTGTAGGAGATTCATACCGGGATCTTACCCGTATAGCCATGATCAATGAAGACCTGTGGGATAAACTGTTCATGGGAAACAAGGAAAATCTTATAAAAAAGATAGAAAGGTTTGAGGAAAGTTTAGATATAATAAAAAATTCTTTAAAAGAAGGAGATAGTGAATCCCTGAAAGAAGAGTTTAGAAAATCTACCATGAGGAGAAAGGAGATATCTTAA
- the aroF gene encoding 3-deoxy-7-phosphoheptulonate synthase translates to MIIKLKKGATNDQVSHIVEVFESLGMEIKDISGKEYGVLGIVGDTSKLSIRDMEALEGVEKVTRIQEPFKKANRKMQEECTIIDVNGIKIGRGNFTIMSGPCSVESRDQILEVARSVKASGAQILRGGAYKPRTSPYAFQGMELEGLELLKEAKKETGMPIVTEIMSVDLVEKFAEEVDIIQVGARNMQNFDLLKALGKIDKPILLKRGLSATIEEWLMSAEYIMAGGNDKVILCERGIRTYEKYTRNTLDLSAVLAVKKLSHLPVIVDPSHATGKRWMVKKLAMAAAAVGADGLMIEVHNDPENALCDGAQSLRPEQFEDLVIDVKKILEVVGKKM, encoded by the coding sequence ATGATAATTAAACTAAAAAAAGGTGCCACAAATGATCAAGTGAGCCATATTGTAGAAGTATTTGAAAGCCTTGGAATGGAAATAAAGGATATATCGGGAAAGGAATATGGAGTTTTAGGAATAGTAGGAGACACATCAAAATTAAGCATAAGAGATATGGAAGCATTAGAAGGAGTAGAAAAGGTGACTAGAATACAAGAACCATTTAAGAAAGCCAACAGGAAGATGCAGGAGGAATGCACAATAATAGATGTAAACGGGATAAAAATCGGCAGGGGGAATTTTACTATTATGTCTGGACCTTGTTCGGTAGAATCAAGGGATCAAATCTTGGAAGTAGCAAGATCGGTAAAAGCATCAGGGGCTCAAATCCTCCGTGGAGGAGCATATAAGCCGAGAACTTCTCCTTACGCTTTCCAAGGGATGGAATTAGAGGGATTAGAACTATTAAAGGAAGCGAAAAAAGAAACGGGGATGCCAATAGTAACTGAAATTATGTCGGTAGATCTGGTGGAAAAATTTGCTGAAGAAGTGGATATAATCCAGGTGGGAGCTAGAAATATGCAGAACTTTGATCTGTTGAAAGCCCTTGGTAAGATAGATAAACCAATTTTATTAAAAAGAGGGCTGTCGGCTACCATCGAAGAATGGCTGATGTCTGCTGAATATATCATGGCAGGGGGAAATGACAAGGTAATCCTGTGTGAAAGAGGAATCAGAACATATGAAAAGTATACAAGGAACACACTGGATCTAAGTGCGGTATTAGCAGTAAAAAAATTGAGTCACCTGCCGGTAATTGTAGATCCCAGCCATGCTACAGGAAAAAGATGGATGGTAAAAAAGTTAGCCATGGCAGCAGCAGCAGTAGGAGCAGATGGGTTGATGATAGAGGTGCATAATGATCCTGAAAATGCCCTATGTGACGGGGCACAATCACTCAGACCAGAGCAATTTGAAGACTTAGTAATCGATGTAAAGAAGATATTAGAGGTAGTAGGTAAGAAGATGTAG
- the trpA gene encoding tryptophan synthase subunit alpha, whose product MKRIEQKFKELGDKKALVTYITAGDPGLDETEQLIYAMERGGADIIELGIPYSDPIADGPVIQAAGKRALDNGTRLFKVFEVVKKTREKTEIPLVFLIYFNTILSQGIENFIKKCKEAGVDGLIIPDLPLEEREEIRELIEGSDVDLIPLVAPNSKERLGDIINQGGSGFVYCISSFGVTGVRDNFDVDLKSFLEEVRAVTDLPLAVGFGISSREHVEKIHRIADGAIVGSAIVKLVHETNGDPKVIEKKVRELKGC is encoded by the coding sequence ATGAAGAGGATAGAGCAAAAATTTAAAGAATTAGGAGATAAAAAAGCGCTGGTTACATATATAACAGCTGGAGATCCTGGCTTAGATGAGACAGAACAGCTGATTTATGCTATGGAAAGGGGAGGAGCCGACATAATAGAATTGGGGATACCGTACTCAGATCCCATAGCTGACGGGCCTGTTATCCAGGCAGCCGGCAAGAGGGCCCTGGACAATGGGACCAGGTTATTTAAAGTATTTGAAGTTGTAAAAAAAACCAGGGAAAAAACAGAGATCCCCTTGGTGTTTTTAATCTATTTCAATACTATCTTGAGCCAGGGGATAGAAAATTTTATAAAAAAATGTAAGGAAGCTGGGGTAGATGGGCTCATAATACCGGATCTTCCCCTGGAGGAAAGGGAAGAAATCAGAGAATTAATAGAGGGAAGCGATGTAGATTTAATACCCTTGGTTGCTCCTAATTCCAAGGAGAGGTTAGGGGACATAATTAATCAGGGAGGGAGTGGATTTGTCTACTGCATATCATCTTTTGGTGTGACCGGGGTTCGGGATAACTTTGATGTAGATTTAAAAAGTTTTCTGGAAGAAGTAAGGGCCGTGACAGACTTACCTTTAGCGGTTGGTTTTGGGATATCCAGCAGGGAACATGTAGAAAAGATACATAGGATAGCAGATGGAGCCATAGTCGGATCAGCTATCGTAAAATTAGTTCATGAAACTAATGGTGATCCAAAAGTAATAGAGAAGAAAGTCAGGGAATTAAAAGGCTGTTGA
- the trpB gene encoding tryptophan synthase subunit beta — MNRKFGKFGGQYVAETLMNPLKKLESAYKEAKNDPEFMEEYRYYLKEYVGRETPLFYAEKISEKLGGAKIYLKREDLNHTGAHKINNVLGQILLAKRMGKKKVIAETGAGQHGVATATGAALFGMECEVFMGVEDMERQKINVFKMELLGAKVTGVSSGTGTLKDATNEAIRKWVQRVGDTFYVIGSVVGPHPYPTMVRDFQKVIGEETKSQIVKAEGRLPDAIIACVGGGSNAMGMFYDFIKNEEVALYGVEAAGYGIGTGQHAAAFCGHVGVIHGMKTYMLCDEDGNITPAHSISAGLDYPGVGPEHAHLHDIKRVKYESVTDDEALEGFKLLTRQEGIIPALESSHAIAYAVKLAPKMGKEQVLVINISGRGDKDIHTVAEYLGGE, encoded by the coding sequence ATGAATAGAAAATTTGGAAAATTTGGTGGTCAATATGTGGCTGAAACACTGATGAATCCATTGAAAAAACTGGAATCAGCCTATAAAGAGGCAAAGAATGATCCGGAATTTATGGAGGAATACAGGTATTACCTGAAAGAATACGTAGGCCGTGAAACACCGTTATTTTATGCTGAAAAAATAAGTGAAAAATTAGGAGGGGCAAAGATCTACTTAAAAAGAGAGGATCTGAATCATACTGGGGCTCATAAGATAAATAATGTGCTTGGACAGATCTTACTGGCTAAAAGAATGGGAAAAAAGAAGGTGATAGCTGAAACGGGAGCAGGGCAGCATGGGGTAGCAACAGCAACAGGTGCGGCATTATTCGGGATGGAATGTGAAGTTTTCATGGGTGTAGAGGATATGGAAAGACAGAAAATAAATGTTTTTAAGATGGAACTATTGGGAGCCAAGGTAACAGGTGTATCATCAGGAACGGGGACATTAAAAGATGCAACCAATGAAGCCATAAGAAAATGGGTGCAGAGGGTAGGGGATACATTTTATGTGATTGGATCGGTAGTGGGACCCCATCCATATCCGACTATGGTAAGGGATTTTCAAAAGGTAATAGGAGAAGAAACCAAATCACAGATAGTCAAAGCTGAAGGAAGGCTGCCAGATGCGATAATTGCCTGTGTAGGGGGAGGCTCCAATGCCATGGGGATGTTTTATGACTTTATAAAAAATGAAGAAGTAGCACTGTATGGAGTAGAGGCAGCGGGGTATGGAATAGGAACAGGGCAGCATGCGGCAGCATTTTGCGGTCACGTAGGAGTAATACACGGGATGAAAACTTATATGCTCTGCGATGAGGATGGAAATATAACGCCGGCACACTCTATATCGGCTGGATTAGATTATCCTGGGGTAGGTCCGGAACATGCCCATCTGCATGATATAAAAAGGGTGAAATATGAATCGGTAACAGATGATGAAGCCTTGGAAGGGTTTAAATTGTTAACCAGACAGGAGGGAATAATACCGGCACTGGAAAGTTCCCATGCCATAGCTTATGCAGTGAAATTAGCTCCTAAGATGGGAAAAGAGCAGGTATTAGTAATAAACATATCGGGACGTGGGGATAAAGATATCCATACGGTGGCTGAATATTTAGGGGGGGAATAA